The proteins below come from a single Fodinicola acaciae genomic window:
- a CDS encoding MerR family transcriptional regulator: MSVQLSTHQPEPDGTGASSSAGGDDVELVLTVAAVARRLGVAPATLRTWARRYGLGPSGHESGTHRRYTELDLARLQAMRRLTLAGMPAADAARSVLSTDPSTQTGTRTPAQRNALTATDALGPPPAGTPVQRDLVRAANGLVAATVSDLIRRSLATNGALATWRELVEPVLDAAGRRWPEAADCAAAERLITYAADTAFRDYAARLAEPVGRRPLLFGCPPGEHHLLPLSVLAAMLADHHVAVRNLGPSVPADALAAAVRRTGAAAVLLWAESMATADPAVLTALPVTRPRVEVITAGPGWQAVALPRRARHIRSLDGAVSALLHAVSS, from the coding sequence GTGTCGGTCCAGCTGAGCACACACCAACCCGAACCCGACGGCACCGGAGCTTCCTCCTCCGCCGGCGGCGACGACGTCGAGTTGGTGCTCACGGTGGCCGCGGTTGCCCGCCGCCTCGGCGTGGCACCGGCGACGCTGCGGACCTGGGCCAGGAGGTACGGCCTCGGGCCGTCCGGACACGAGAGCGGCACGCACCGGCGCTACACCGAGCTCGACCTGGCCAGGCTGCAGGCCATGCGCCGGCTGACGCTGGCCGGCATGCCGGCGGCCGACGCGGCTCGATCGGTGCTGTCGACCGACCCGAGCACGCAGACCGGCACGCGTACGCCGGCGCAGCGCAACGCGCTCACCGCCACCGACGCGCTCGGGCCGCCGCCAGCCGGTACGCCGGTGCAGCGCGACCTCGTACGCGCCGCCAACGGCCTGGTCGCGGCGACCGTCAGCGACCTGATCCGCCGGTCGCTGGCCACCAACGGCGCGCTGGCGACCTGGCGTGAGCTGGTCGAGCCGGTGCTCGACGCGGCCGGCCGCCGGTGGCCGGAAGCCGCCGACTGCGCCGCCGCGGAGCGGCTGATCACGTACGCCGCCGACACCGCCTTCCGGGACTACGCGGCGCGACTCGCCGAGCCGGTCGGCCGCCGGCCGTTGCTGTTCGGCTGTCCGCCTGGCGAGCACCACCTGCTGCCGCTGTCGGTGCTGGCCGCGATGCTCGCCGACCACCACGTCGCGGTGCGCAACCTGGGTCCGTCGGTGCCGGCGGACGCGCTGGCCGCGGCGGTACGGCGCACCGGAGCCGCGGCCGTCCTGCTCTGGGCCGAGTCGATGGCGACCGCGGACCCGGCCGTGCTCACCGCACTGCCGGTGACCAGGCCGCGGGTCGAGGTCATCACGGCCGGTCCCGGCTGGCAGGCGGTCGCGCTGCCGCGGCGTGCGCGCCACATCCGCAGCCTCGACGGAGCGGTCAGCGCGCTCCTGCACGCCGTCTCG